Proteins encoded within one genomic window of Acinetobacter sp. WCHA55:
- a CDS encoding TatD family hydrolase — MPLFDTHTHFDVADFDADRRHLAEQAKCVGVEALVLIGFLESRFDVLIQTHQQLKSWKNVPCSYLAPGLHPFYIEQHQTEHLQRLEQVLQQQDCVAVGEIGLDTFLKQHKQPELFAKQQYYFIEQLELAKQHQKPVLLHIRKAHAETIAILKAQKFKLGGIAHAFSGGVEEAKVLVKLGFKIGVTGQITNPNAKKLHQVVQVIGAEHLVIETDCPDMTPLCCQTSTEHRTRNTPVNLPYVLEALAQTLGQSTQSLATQLWQNSLVALHLKF; from the coding sequence TTGCCTCTGTTCGACACCCATACTCATTTTGATGTTGCCGATTTTGATGCTGATCGGCGACATTTGGCTGAGCAAGCAAAATGTGTTGGGGTAGAAGCATTGGTCCTTATAGGTTTTCTTGAATCACGATTTGATGTGCTGATTCAGACCCATCAGCAATTAAAAAGCTGGAAGAATGTTCCGTGCTCTTATCTTGCTCCAGGTTTACATCCGTTTTATATCGAACAGCATCAGACTGAACACTTACAGCGTTTAGAGCAGGTTTTGCAACAGCAGGACTGTGTGGCGGTGGGTGAAATTGGTTTAGATACGTTTTTAAAACAACATAAACAACCCGAACTTTTCGCCAAACAGCAGTATTATTTTATTGAGCAGCTTGAACTCGCCAAGCAGCATCAAAAACCTGTGTTATTGCATATTCGCAAAGCACATGCGGAAACTATTGCCATTTTAAAAGCACAAAAGTTTAAATTGGGTGGTATTGCCCATGCTTTTAGCGGTGGGGTAGAAGAAGCCAAAGTATTGGTTAAACTGGGTTTTAAAATCGGGGTCACAGGACAAATTACCAATCCGAATGCCAAAAAATTGCATCAAGTGGTTCAGGTGATTGGTGCTGAACATTTGGTGATTGAAACAGACTGCCCAGATATGACCCCGTTGTGTTGCCAAACGTCAACGGAGCATCGAACCCGTAATACCCCTGTCAATTTGCCTTATGTGTTGGAGGCGCTGGCACAGACACTAGGTCAATCTACACAGTCGCTTGCAACTCAACTTTGGCAAAACTCATTGGTTGCTCTGCATTTAAAATTTTAG
- a CDS encoding RsiV family protein encodes MLKSKTILTISVLAAAISLTACQPKDKEPQSPATQATAASEAETALKLVGDTEKLQFELPECDGNACPELNIDRLQSNQAFIDEFIDQQIVKDLSQIIDISPMHSSSDTVASSAVAASSEPAVVGQVLTPKLKLEKQVQPYLAAFLALDQELKDLSSNHQISLMIKPKILNAKDPLATVVLNTSSYLGGAHGSSSQHYYNFDLKQQKLVSLDDLLLPNQKAALNRVAHEAFRAWVVDSKLATNVDEYEQAWKFSLSNNYYLGTEGLILQYGEYEIGPYVVGLPRLTIGYEQLQKILKPEYLPKAKRSAQAASEAKS; translated from the coding sequence ATGTTAAAAAGCAAAACAATATTGACAATCAGCGTACTTGCAGCTGCAATCAGTTTGACAGCCTGCCAACCAAAAGATAAAGAGCCTCAAAGCCCTGCAACTCAAGCCACAGCAGCTTCAGAGGCAGAAACAGCCTTAAAGTTGGTCGGTGACACAGAAAAATTACAATTCGAATTACCTGAATGTGATGGTAATGCTTGCCCAGAATTAAACATTGATCGTTTACAAAGTAATCAAGCGTTTATTGATGAATTTATTGATCAACAAATTGTGAAAGATCTCTCGCAGATTATTGATATTTCACCGATGCATAGTAGTTCTGATACCGTGGCATCAAGTGCAGTGGCGGCAAGTTCTGAGCCTGCGGTAGTAGGCCAAGTCCTCACGCCTAAACTGAAACTAGAGAAACAAGTTCAACCTTATTTGGCCGCCTTTCTTGCTTTAGATCAGGAACTCAAAGATTTAAGTTCTAACCATCAAATCAGTTTGATGATTAAACCGAAAATCTTAAATGCCAAAGACCCTTTGGCGACGGTGGTGTTGAATACCAGTAGCTACTTAGGTGGTGCACATGGTTCATCGTCACAGCATTATTATAATTTTGACTTGAAGCAGCAAAAGCTGGTGAGTTTGGATGATCTATTGTTGCCCAATCAGAAGGCGGCGTTAAATAGAGTAGCGCATGAAGCATTTCGTGCTTGGGTCGTCGACTCTAAGTTAGCGACCAATGTCGACGAGTATGAGCAAGCGTGGAAGTTTAGCTTAAGTAACAATTATTACTTGGGTACTGAAGGGCTGATTTTACAATATGGTGAGTATGAAATTGGCCCTTATGTGGTGGGTTTACCGCGCTTAACCATTGGCTATGAGCAACTCCAGAAAATATTAAAGCCTGAGTATTTACCCAAAGCCAAACGGAGTGCACAGGCTGCTTCAGAAGCCAAGAGTTAA
- a CDS encoding peptide chain release factor 3 gives MFKNELAAQVAQRRTFAIISHPDAGKTTMTEKLLLWGQAIQIAGMVKSRKSDRAATSDWMEMEKERGISITTSVMQFPFKDKMINLLDTPGHEDFSEDTYRTLTAVDSALMVIDGAKGVEDRTIKLMEVCRMRDTPIISFVNKMDREIREPLELLDEIENVLKIKCVPITWPLGTGRDFAGVFNLIEEKFYVYKAGFGSTITDIEVRDGYDYADLREKVGELAWAAFEESLELVQMANEPLDRELFLQGKQTPVLFGTALGNFGVDHVLDAFSNYAPEPKAHPTENRLVEATEEGFTGFVFKIQANMDPKHRDRIAFMRICSGKYEKGLKMKHVRLDKDVRISDALTFLAGDRQHLEEAWPGDIIGLHNHGTIQIGDTFTSGEKLQFTGIPHFAPEMFRRVRLKDPLKSKQLQKGLKELSEEGATQVFMPQNSNDLIVGAVGVLQFEVVAYRLKEEYKVDCVYEPVSINTVRWVSCDDDKKFNEFKKKAHDQLSVDGGGHLTYLAPSRVNLQLMQERYPDIVFRNTREH, from the coding sequence ATGTTTAAAAATGAATTAGCTGCGCAAGTTGCGCAGCGTCGCACCTTTGCGATTATTTCCCACCCCGATGCGGGTAAAACCACCATGACAGAAAAACTGCTGTTGTGGGGGCAGGCCATTCAGATTGCTGGTATGGTGAAAAGCCGTAAATCGGACCGTGCTGCCACTTCAGACTGGATGGAAATGGAAAAAGAGCGTGGGATCTCGATTACCACCTCTGTAATGCAGTTTCCATTTAAAGACAAGATGATCAATCTACTGGATACACCAGGGCACGAAGACTTCTCAGAAGATACGTATCGTACCTTAACGGCGGTCGATTCGGCTTTAATGGTGATTGACGGTGCAAAAGGGGTCGAAGACCGTACCATCAAATTGATGGAAGTGTGTCGTATGCGTGACACCCCAATTATTTCATTCGTCAACAAAATGGACCGTGAAATCCGTGAGCCTTTAGAGCTGTTGGATGAAATTGAAAACGTTCTCAAAATCAAATGTGTACCGATTACTTGGCCACTTGGTACGGGTCGTGACTTCGCTGGGGTATTTAACCTAATCGAAGAAAAGTTCTATGTTTATAAAGCTGGTTTTGGTTCAACCATTACCGATATTGAAGTTCGTGATGGTTATGACTATGCTGACTTACGTGAAAAAGTCGGTGAACTAGCTTGGGCTGCATTTGAAGAGTCTTTAGAACTGGTGCAAATGGCCAATGAGCCACTTGACCGAGAGTTATTCTTACAAGGCAAACAAACCCCAGTTTTATTTGGTACAGCCTTAGGTAACTTTGGTGTAGACCATGTGTTAGATGCTTTTAGTAATTATGCACCTGAACCTAAAGCACACCCAACAGAAAATCGTTTGGTTGAAGCCACAGAAGAAGGTTTTACGGGCTTTGTCTTTAAAATTCAAGCCAATATGGATCCGAAACACCGTGACCGTATTGCCTTTATGCGTATTTGTTCAGGCAAATATGAAAAAGGTTTGAAAATGAAGCATGTGCGTCTAGATAAAGATGTACGTATTAGTGATGCTTTGACTTTCTTAGCAGGTGATCGTCAGCACCTAGAAGAAGCATGGCCGGGTGATATTATTGGTTTACATAACCACGGCACGATTCAAATTGGGGATACTTTTACTTCAGGTGAAAAACTGCAATTCACAGGTATTCCGCACTTCGCCCCTGAAATGTTCCGCCGTGTACGGTTGAAAGATCCATTGAAGTCGAAGCAGTTACAAAAAGGCTTAAAAGAACTTTCAGAAGAAGGTGCAACACAGGTCTTCATGCCGCAAAATAGCAATGACTTGATTGTAGGCGCGGTAGGCGTGCTTCAGTTTGAAGTGGTGGCATACCGTTTGAAAGAAGAATACAAAGTCGATTGCGTCTACGAACCAGTGAGCATTAACACTGTGCGTTGGGTGTCTTGTGATGATGACAAAAAATTCAATGAATTTAAGAAAAAAGCACATGACCAGTTGTCGGTTGATGGTGGTGGTCACTTGACCTATTTAGCACCGAGTCGTGTGAACTTACAGTTGATGCAAGAGCGTTATCCAGACATCGTGTTCCGCAATACTCGCGAACACTAA